From the Methanobrevibacter sp. genome, one window contains:
- the dapB gene encoding 4-hydroxy-tetrahydrodipicolinate reductase encodes MIKVAVTGAAGRMGSGIIKRITEQDDMEVVAAIERPETPFAGKDAGLQAGIDELGVEIVGSENLEKALKDSGAEVLVDFTIAPAAVETIKVATSCGVNIVVGTTGFSDEQMALNIKNVEDNNVGAVISSNMAIGVNVFFNTLKRLAPLLYDYDIEIIEAHHNQKADAPSGTAMTAFEVIAKELDRDPEEVGIFGRNGLVGKRTPEEIGVHAIRGGDIVGDHTVMFVGEGERLEVKHQAHTREVFIAGVIRAIRYVPTAQKGTVSSMNDVLGLE; translated from the coding sequence ATGATTAAAGTAGCAGTAACTGGGGCTGCTGGAAGAATGGGCTCTGGTATTATTAAAAGAATTACTGAACAAGATGATATGGAAGTAGTTGCAGCTATTGAGAGACCAGAAACTCCTTTTGCAGGCAAAGATGCAGGTCTTCAGGCAGGTATTGACGAACTTGGTGTTGAAATAGTCGGGTCTGAAAACTTGGAAAAAGCATTAAAGGATTCTGGTGCTGAAGTATTGGTTGATTTTACTATTGCTCCGGCTGCTGTTGAAACAATTAAGGTAGCTACTTCTTGTGGAGTAAATATTGTTGTGGGAACTACCGGTTTTAGTGATGAACAGATGGCTTTGAACATTAAAAATGTCGAAGATAACAATGTGGGTGCTGTTATCTCATCAAACATGGCTATAGGGGTTAATGTGTTTTTCAATACATTAAAAAGACTTGCTCCTCTATTATATGATTATGATATTGAAATTATTGAAGCCCATCACAATCAAAAAGCTGATGCTCCTTCAGGAACAGCGATGACTGCATTTGAAGTAATTGCAAAAGAATTAGATAGGGATCCTGAAGAAGTTGGAATTTTTGGAAGAAACGGATTGGTTGGAAAAAGAACTCCTGAAGAAATTGGAGTTCATGCTATTCGTGGCGGAGATATTGTCGGAGACCACACAGTAATGTTTGTGGGCGAAGGTGAAAGATTGGAAGTTAAACATCAGGCTCATACCAGGGAAGTATTTATTGCAGGCGTAATTAGGGCTATAAGATATGTGCCTACTGCACAAAAAGGTACTGTGAGCAGTATGAATGATGTATTAGGTTTGGAATAG
- a CDS encoding DUF2117 domain-containing protein yields MRIGIVVHGPNIIDSGYALKLINLLKNYGDVSVRLGGTIGRTAVIDASLENIIDISRKLVPSDSLKIFHDEDVDVIFLINYGKSDVTGQVFGYKVYNHYVNKISDNNIPVIQIERPGEHDGSIIPWNNDSDIAGDLSEKLGLDIVSPEEVYKNHIKSDDEGVNQRIVHGVSPGENIMVNSVIIGRTNSDKLTLISRNNRIVDIVGGELKQHGLEKLGEVDLDNAIIKTGLLRHAKVTPRVISNDKSDEFKITFLDHAGEDVYEFVDSSLVVTIGDDTTLISSDILYRFDIPIIGITDGDLDKVVEDGFKVKNSVIFEVESGFDDIVGRDIKRIVFEGKLESYDYSNISEVKDKIVEIINNINCKYNISYID; encoded by the coding sequence ATGAGAATAGGTATAGTTGTTCATGGCCCAAATATTATTGATTCGGGATATGCTTTAAAGTTGATTAACTTGCTTAAAAATTATGGGGATGTTTCAGTAAGGCTTGGGGGAACAATAGGCCGTACGGCGGTTATTGATGCGAGTTTGGAAAATATTATTGATATTTCCCGCAAATTGGTTCCGAGCGATTCCCTAAAAATCTTTCACGATGAGGATGTTGATGTAATTTTTTTAATTAATTACGGCAAATCCGACGTTACAGGTCAGGTTTTCGGATATAAGGTTTATAACCATTATGTAAATAAAATATCCGATAATAATATTCCAGTAATTCAAATTGAAAGGCCTGGTGAACATGACGGCAGCATAATTCCATGGAATAATGATTCAGATATTGCTGGAGATTTGTCTGAAAAATTAGGTTTGGATATTGTTTCTCCGGAAGAGGTCTATAAAAACCACATCAAAAGTGATGATGAGGGGGTTAATCAGCGAATTGTTCATGGAGTAAGTCCTGGTGAAAATATAATGGTGAATAGTGTCATCATCGGCAGGACAAATTCGGATAAGCTTACATTAATATCCCGGAATAATCGTATTGTTGATATTGTCGGCGGCGAACTTAAACAACATGGCCTTGAAAAATTAGGTGAGGTTGATTTGGATAATGCAATTATAAAAACAGGGCTTTTAAGGCATGCAAAAGTCACACCAAGAGTTATTTCAAATGATAAATCTGATGAGTTTAAAATAACCTTTTTAGACCATGCCGGTGAAGATGTTTATGAATTTGTAGATTCGTCGTTGGTTGTCACAATTGGTGATGATACGACTTTAATATCTTCCGATATTTTATATAGATTTGACATACCTATTATTGGAATAACTGATGGGGATCTGGATAAAGTTGTGGAAGATGGATTCAAGGTTAAAAATTCTGTTATTTTCGAAGTTGAAAGCGGTTTTGACGATATTGTTGGTCGGGATATTAAAAGAATAGTCTTTGAGGGTAAGCTGGAATCATATGACTATTCAAACATCAGTGAAGTTAAAGACAAAATTGTTGAAATAATAAATAATATTAATTGCAAATACAATATTAGTTATATTGATTAA
- a CDS encoding ribonuclease VapC, giving the protein MEICYILDASAFINGFKLDFDNNYTVPEITAEIKDFESRLTFDMAIDEGKLLIQDVPDRYISCVNDIISDSGDILRLSLPDKKLISLAYMFLKEGRNVKVISDDYTIQNTLKIMNIPYSGIITGGIKEIYNWKKVCEGCKKQYGEDYPFDDCEICGSKIFKKRIKVNR; this is encoded by the coding sequence ATGGAAATTTGTTATATATTGGATGCATCAGCTTTCATTAATGGATTTAAATTGGATTTTGATAATAATTACACAGTTCCAGAAATTACTGCTGAAATTAAAGATTTTGAATCTAGACTGACATTTGACATGGCCATTGATGAAGGCAAACTTCTCATACAGGATGTCCCGGACAGGTATATATCTTGTGTTAATGATATCATATCTGATTCCGGTGATATTTTAAGGTTGTCTTTGCCTGATAAAAAATTAATATCCCTTGCTTATATGTTTTTAAAAGAAGGAAGGAATGTTAAGGTTATTAGTGATGATTACACTATTCAAAATACACTTAAAATAATGAATATTCCTTATTCCGGAATTATAACCGGAGGAATTAAAGAAATTTACAACTGGAAAAAAGTTTGTGAAGGCTGTAAAAAGCAGTACGGTGAAGATTATCCTTTTGATGATTGTGAAATTTGCGGATCAAAAATATTTAAAAAAAGAATTAAGGTGAACAGATGA
- the asd gene encoding aspartate-semialdehyde dehydrogenase codes for MVNVGVLGATGMVGQRFIQLLENHPDFEITALAASSRSAGKRYEDATTWYLDNEMPESVKDIVVCETNPDDMDNDVDIVFSSLPTEFAAKVEKDFAHDYVVASNASAHRMKKNIPLVIPEVNPEYLDMIDAQQKENNWDGFIVTNPNCSTIALTLTLKPIVDNFNVNSIRVSTMQAVSGAGYNGVPSMAIVDNLVPYIGGEEEKMEIETLHLLGSYDGAEVTNANFKLSASCHRVPVVDGHTEAVFVELDDEFDIDDVKSKMANFKALPQKLNLFSAPENPVVVKDENDRPQPRMDRNASNGMAVTVGRLRKDQAFDNSFKYVLVGHNTVRGAAGASILNAELINDKIL; via the coding sequence ATGGTAAATGTAGGTGTACTTGGTGCAACCGGGATGGTTGGTCAAAGATTTATTCAACTGCTTGAAAATCATCCTGATTTTGAAATTACAGCATTAGCAGCATCTTCCCGTTCTGCAGGTAAAAGATATGAGGATGCTACTACCTGGTATTTGGATAATGAAATGCCTGAATCTGTTAAAGACATTGTTGTTTGTGAAACTAATCCTGATGATATGGATAATGATGTGGATATTGTATTTTCATCTCTTCCAACAGAATTTGCAGCTAAAGTCGAAAAAGACTTTGCTCATGACTATGTTGTTGCAAGTAATGCTAGCGCACACAGAATGAAAAAAAATATTCCTTTGGTAATTCCTGAAGTAAATCCGGAGTATTTGGACATGATCGATGCTCAACAAAAGGAGAATAACTGGGACGGGTTTATTGTAACTAATCCTAATTGTTCAACTATTGCATTGACTTTAACATTAAAACCGATTGTTGATAATTTTAATGTAAATTCAATCAGGGTATCAACCATGCAGGCAGTATCCGGTGCAGGATACAACGGGGTCCCATCAATGGCTATTGTTGATAATCTTGTTCCCTATATTGGCGGTGAAGAAGAAAAAATGGAAATTGAAACACTTCACCTGTTAGGTTCTTATGACGGTGCGGAAGTTACTAATGCAAATTTCAAATTAAGCGCTTCTTGTCATAGGGTTCCGGTTGTTGATGGTCATACTGAAGCAGTATTTGTTGAATTGGATGATGAGTTTGACATTGATGATGTTAAAAGTAAAATGGCAAACTTCAAGGCATTGCCACAAAAACTTAATTTGTTTTCAGCTCCTGAAAATCCTGTCGTTGTTAAAGATGAAAATGACAGACCACAACCACGTATGGATAGAAATGCCAGCAATGGTATGGCAGTTACTGTTGGCAGATTAAGAAAAGACCAAGCATTTGACAATAGCTTTAAATATGTTCTTGTTGGACATAATACTGTTCGCGGTGCTGCCGGTGCATCTATATTAAATGCGGAATTGATTAATGATAAAATACTTTAA
- a CDS encoding molybdenum cofactor biosynthesis protein B, which translates to MKSKTTFEHQKMSSNDIACGIITLSDSRKSQKADLSGQYMAEEINSRYTLKSRIIIPDEKDDLIKSIENMIDDDIDVILTTGGTGLDSRDITVETVEALFEKKLDGFGEMFRAKSYDEIGPGALLSRATAGIYKKTVIFSMPGSPNAVKTAFSIIIDELPHFVHHVKK; encoded by the coding sequence ATGAAAAGTAAAACAACCTTTGAACATCAAAAAATGTCATCAAATGATATTGCTTGTGGCATAATCACTCTAAGCGATAGCAGAAAATCACAAAAAGCTGATTTGTCCGGCCAATACATGGCTGAGGAAATTAACTCCAGATACACATTAAAATCTAGAATTATAATTCCTGATGAAAAAGACGATTTGATTAAATCTATCGAAAATATGATTGATGATGATATTGATGTTATTCTAACAACTGGAGGAACAGGTCTTGATTCCCGCGATATCACAGTTGAAACGGTTGAAGCACTTTTCGAAAAAAAACTTGATGGCTTTGGTGAGATGTTTAGAGCAAAATCTTATGATGAAATCGGTCCTGGAGCATTACTTTCAAGAGCTACAGCAGGAATATATAAAAAAACAGTTATTTTTTCCATGCCCGGCTCTCCTAATGCCGTTAAAACCGCATTCAGCATAATTATCGATGAACTTCCCCATTTTGTTCATCATGTTAAAAAATGA
- the xseA gene encoding exodeoxyribonuclease VII large subunit — MEKETYTVSQINAYINKKLKFDSNLKNILIKGEISNYKEYPSGHSYFTLKDEKSKIDAVMFKGNKDRFLKFKPENGMKVIIKGKIEVYEKNGNYQLYATKMTEDGEGNLHLAFEQLKKELSRKGLFDDSHKKEIPKYPKRIGVVTAQTGAAIRDIITTIKKRYPICEILIFPTLVQGDLAAPQIVKQINHAQISDIDTLIVGRGGGSIEDLWPFNEEIVAYAIYNCKVPVISAVGHEIDFTISDFVADKRAPTPTGAAMIAVPDINSVKNNVIQLSNRLIKNMNNEIVQNKTKLKHISKKQIFKNPESIYEIKSMSLDNLVSKLNYVSKSIIKDNKTKLSNLENSIIMKNPIEITKSKREACLRNIEKLEILNPLLTLKRGYTLAKSNDKVVSSAKDVKKGDKLDVEFNDGTVNTKVI; from the coding sequence ATGGAAAAAGAAACTTATACTGTATCTCAGATTAACGCCTACATTAACAAAAAATTGAAATTTGATTCAAATCTGAAAAATATTCTTATTAAAGGTGAAATTTCCAACTATAAAGAATATCCCAGCGGACATAGCTATTTCACACTAAAGGACGAAAAATCAAAAATCGATGCAGTGATGTTTAAAGGCAATAAAGACAGATTCCTTAAGTTTAAACCTGAAAACGGAATGAAAGTGATAATAAAGGGCAAAATTGAAGTTTATGAAAAAAACGGAAACTATCAATTATATGCCACTAAAATGACAGAGGACGGAGAAGGAAATTTGCACCTTGCTTTTGAACAGCTGAAAAAAGAACTTTCACGAAAAGGATTATTTGATGATTCCCATAAAAAAGAAATACCCAAATATCCCAAAAGAATCGGAGTTGTTACAGCACAGACAGGCGCTGCAATTAGGGACATTATTACAACCATAAAGAAAAGATATCCGATTTGTGAAATATTGATTTTTCCAACATTAGTTCAAGGAGACCTGGCCGCCCCTCAAATCGTAAAGCAGATCAATCATGCTCAAATCTCTGATATCGATACATTAATTGTTGGCAGAGGAGGAGGCAGCATTGAGGATTTATGGCCGTTTAATGAAGAAATTGTTGCATATGCGATTTATAACTGTAAAGTTCCAGTGATAAGTGCGGTAGGCCATGAAATCGACTTTACAATATCTGATTTTGTAGCTGATAAAAGAGCCCCCACACCAACAGGAGCTGCGATGATTGCTGTTCCAGACATAAACAGTGTTAAAAATAATGTAATCCAACTTTCAAACAGGTTAATCAAGAATATGAACAATGAGATTGTGCAAAATAAAACTAAGTTAAAGCACATTTCCAAAAAACAAATCTTTAAAAATCCCGAATCGATTTATGAAATCAAGAGCATGAGTTTGGACAATTTAGTCAGCAAATTGAACTATGTATCAAAAAGCATAATCAAGGACAATAAAACAAAATTATCCAATTTGGAAAACTCAATTATAATGAAAAATCCCATCGAAATAACAAAATCAAAAAGGGAAGCATGTTTAAGAAATATTGAAAAATTAGAAATTTTAAACCCTCTTCTGACATTGAAAAGAGGTTATACGTTAGCAAAAAGCAATGATAAAGTTGTCTCTTCTGCAAAAGATGTTAAAAAAGGAGACAAGCTTGATGTTGAATTTAATGACGGAACAGTAAATACAAAGGTGATATAA
- a CDS encoding winged helix-turn-helix domain-containing protein, whose translation MTNVQTKKELSDEYQNVKYILTSGMRTRLLLSIYEESKNLEQLRNELKKPSATILHGLKELENINLIQKVQKHYELTSNGYLLTTNMIKLIENWYSINKSEKFWNNHDLSDIPESLLNNIYLLKDAEYETSTTSDLSNAFNKYIDLISESKELHIILPIYSENHFKHMINLLNENRLQSLELIVNNKILTSIKENPDLEENLIKHEKVRVKCIKHDLKLFLTYSKNFMSLTLFLKDGHYDDSQILIGKDENALRWALNLIQFFPIE comes from the coding sequence ATGACCAACGTTCAAACCAAAAAAGAACTAAGTGATGAATATCAAAATGTAAAATACATTTTAACATCAGGCATGCGAACAAGATTACTATTGTCAATTTACGAAGAATCAAAAAATCTGGAACAACTAAGAAATGAACTAAAAAAGCCTTCAGCAACAATACTGCACGGGCTTAAAGAATTGGAAAATATAAATCTGATTCAAAAAGTTCAAAAACACTACGAACTGACATCAAACGGATATCTTCTAACAACAAACATGATAAAATTAATTGAAAACTGGTATTCAATTAATAAAAGTGAAAAATTTTGGAATAACCACGATTTATCCGATATTCCTGAAAGTCTTCTAAATAACATTTATCTTTTAAAAGATGCGGAATATGAAACATCAACTACAAGTGATTTATCAAACGCATTCAATAAATACATTGATTTGATTTCAGAATCGAAAGAACTGCACATAATACTGCCGATATACTCCGAAAATCACTTTAAACACATGATTAATCTTTTAAATGAAAATCGGCTACAAAGCCTAGAGTTGATAGTTAACAATAAAATCCTAACTTCAATTAAAGAAAATCCTGATTTAGAAGAAAATTTGATTAAACACGAAAAAGTGAGGGTGAAATGCATTAAACACGATTTAAAATTATTTTTAACATATTCTAAGAATTTTATGTCACTGACATTATTTTTAAAAGATGGACATTATGATGATTCCCAGATATTGATTGGAAAAGATGAAAATGCATTGAGATGGGCGTTGAATCTAATTCAATTTTTTCCAATTGAATAA
- the pyrE gene encoding orotate phosphoribosyltransferase yields the protein MASKEYLIDLLKENKVFLEGDFTLSSGKKSNYYINMKKAITEPEILSTISKLITEKINLDEIDKVAGPALGAVPIATAVSLESKLPLLMIRKEKKGYGTSKLIEGELNEGDNVIVVEDVSTTGGSLLKAIKAIKENGGNVKRAFVVVDRQEGAIEEFEKENIVLEPLISVNEFFD from the coding sequence ATGGCTTCAAAAGAATATTTAATTGATTTATTAAAAGAGAACAAGGTATTTCTTGAAGGCGATTTCACATTATCTTCCGGAAAGAAAAGTAATTATTATATTAACATGAAAAAGGCTATTACTGAACCTGAAATTCTTTCCACCATTTCAAAATTGATTACTGAAAAAATTAATTTGGATGAAATTGATAAGGTTGCAGGACCTGCTTTGGGTGCAGTTCCGATTGCCACTGCTGTTTCTTTGGAATCTAAACTTCCATTATTAATGATTCGTAAAGAAAAGAAAGGTTATGGTACTTCTAAACTCATTGAAGGCGAATTGAATGAAGGTGACAATGTTATTGTTGTTGAAGATGTTTCAACAACCGGAGGTTCACTTTTAAAAGCCATTAAAGCTATTAAAGAGAATGGAGGTAATGTAAAAAGAGCTTTTGTAGTGGTTGATCGCCAGGAAGGGGCAATTGAAGAATTTGAAAAAGAAAATATTGTATTGGAACCTTTAATAAGTGTTAATGAATTTTTTGACTAA
- a CDS encoding winged helix-turn-helix domain-containing protein produces MDFHNEINNDIKFLAKSEIRLKILSELKSGPNSIQELVKKTKITYSSVSSNISKLEQKNYIKKIKTKYYLNHKAKIYYQTLMDFKESVEIIQDYTEFWDKHDLNQLSIECMKNLTDLNDCELIKTTPLDIYKTHNTIKSQMMNSKSVKAIFPYLHPEYPQLIENILKDNGNVELIIPKSILNPITSRIDAEIRKKSIKEKRLAIHLFEDDLKVYLTLCDETMSFGLFKEDESFDQNRILISQSKKSQKWARNLFENIKQDVIE; encoded by the coding sequence ATGGATTTTCACAACGAAATCAACAATGATATCAAATTTCTTGCAAAGTCGGAAATTCGGCTGAAAATTTTAAGTGAATTGAAAAGCGGACCTAACAGCATACAGGAACTTGTTAAAAAAACAAAAATAACCTACAGTTCCGTATCAAGCAATATATCAAAATTAGAGCAGAAAAACTACATTAAAAAAATAAAAACAAAATACTACCTAAACCATAAAGCAAAAATATATTACCAGACCTTAATGGACTTTAAAGAAAGCGTGGAAATAATCCAAGACTATACGGAATTTTGGGACAAACATGACCTAAATCAGCTAAGTATTGAGTGTATGAAAAACCTCACTGATTTAAATGATTGTGAACTGATAAAAACAACACCGCTTGACATTTATAAAACCCACAACACCATCAAAAGTCAAATGATGAACTCAAAATCCGTTAAAGCAATTTTTCCATATCTGCATCCGGAATATCCTCAGTTAATTGAGAACATATTAAAAGACAATGGAAATGTTGAACTGATAATTCCAAAAAGCATACTCAATCCAATAACATCAAGAATTGATGCTGAAATCAGGAAAAAGTCAATTAAAGAAAAAAGATTAGCAATTCATCTCTTTGAAGATGATTTGAAAGTATATTTAACACTTTGTGATGAAACCATGAGTTTCGGATTATTCAAGGAAGATGAAAGCTTCGATCAAAACAGAATATTAATTTCACAAAGCAAAAAATCACAGAAATGGGCTAGAAATCTATTTGAAAATATCAAACAGGACGTGATTGAATGA
- a CDS encoding ArsR family transcriptional regulator: MSNNKLLLKMEKFKDKELANLLIGRKGGITTVIITDEILHHPSNANQLSKVLKLDYKTITYHLDIMIDYKYLEKEKFSNSYLYYPSRKLYNCIEEYSLIRKFLKIELKGKKDEK; the protein is encoded by the coding sequence ATGTCAAATAATAAATTACTTTTGAAAATGGAAAAATTCAAGGACAAAGAACTTGCTAATTTATTAATAGGTAGAAAAGGCGGTATAACTACCGTCATAATAACTGATGAAATATTGCATCATCCAAGCAATGCAAATCAGTTATCAAAAGTGTTGAAATTAGACTATAAAACAATAACCTATCACTTAGACATCATGATTGATTATAAATATCTGGAAAAAGAAAAATTTTCAAATAGCTATTTATATTATCCGAGCAGAAAGTTATATAATTGCATAGAAGAATATAGTCTAATTAGAAAATTTCTTAAAATTGAATTAAAAGGTAAAAAAGATGAAAAGTAA
- a CDS encoding PRC-barrel domain-containing protein, protein MRIKEDLFGKEVLDAEIQIVGKVSDVLFDKNTFELTDLVIKKTGLSEQIKASENIVPVELVKVIGDKILLKGEDDI, encoded by the coding sequence ATGAGAATCAAAGAAGATTTATTTGGTAAAGAAGTTCTCGATGCAGAAATTCAAATTGTTGGAAAAGTTTCAGATGTTCTTTTTGACAAGAACACTTTTGAACTTACAGATTTAGTAATTAAAAAAACAGGATTGTCAGAACAAATCAAAGCCAGTGAAAATATTGTTCCGGTGGAATTGGTAAAAGTAATTGGTGATAAAATTTTACTTAAAGGTGAAGATGATATATAA
- the xseB gene encoding exodeoxyribonuclease VII small subunit — MENLSFEESLEKLEEIVDKLETGDVPLDNAIDEFNKAMKLVNICNEKLQVAEESIAKIVKENGEILDFNPCE; from the coding sequence ATGGAAAATTTAAGTTTTGAAGAAAGTCTGGAAAAATTAGAAGAAATTGTTGATAAACTAGAAACTGGTGATGTACCATTGGATAATGCAATTGATGAATTTAACAAAGCTATGAAATTAGTAAATATTTGTAATGAAAAATTACAGGTTGCAGAAGAATCAATTGCCAAAATAGTTAAAGAAAACGGGGAAATTTTAGATTTCAACCCTTGCGAATAA
- the thsA gene encoding thermosome subunit alpha, with product MAQGQPIFILPEGTNRSVGRDAQRNNILAGKVLAETVRTTLGPKGMDKMLVDGLGDIVVTNDGVTILKEMDIEHPAAKMLVEVAKTQEDEVGDGTTTAVIIAGELLKKSETLLDSDIHPTIIAMGYRKAAEKAQEILDQIAIDDVDSEILIKVAMTAMTGKGTEAAREPLAKLIVDAVEAVAEDGEVDTDNIKIEKKDGAVVEESNLVEGVIVDKERVHPGMPAKINDAKIALVNAPLEVKETEVDAEIRITDPAQMQAFIEQEEKMVKDMVDKIVAAGANVLFAQKGIDDLAQHYLSKAGVLAVRRVKKSDIEKLSRATGANVITNLDDLTADDLGVAGLVEERKISGEEMIFVEECSGAKSVTLFVRGSTKHIVDEIVRAIEDAIGVVAATLEDDEVVAGGGAPEIAMAKKLKDYAESISGREQLAVNAFAEALEVVPKTLAENAGLDSIDSLVDLRAAQESSHYMGLDVFSGEVADMKEAGVIEPKRVKKQAIQSASEAAEMILRIDDVIASTKGPEDMGMDPSAMGGMPPMM from the coding sequence ATGGCACAAGGACAACCAATTTTTATTTTACCTGAAGGTACTAACAGGTCTGTCGGCAGAGATGCACAAAGAAATAACATTTTAGCTGGTAAAGTATTAGCTGAAACAGTAAGAACTACTTTAGGTCCAAAAGGAATGGACAAAATGTTAGTCGACGGACTCGGAGATATTGTAGTAACCAACGACGGTGTTACAATCTTAAAAGAAATGGATATTGAACATCCTGCAGCAAAAATGCTTGTAGAAGTAGCAAAAACTCAAGAAGATGAAGTTGGAGACGGAACTACTACTGCAGTAATCATTGCTGGTGAATTATTAAAAAAATCCGAAACTTTACTTGACTCTGACATTCACCCAACTATCATAGCTATGGGATACAGAAAAGCTGCTGAAAAAGCACAAGAAATTTTAGACCAAATCGCAATTGATGATGTGGACTCTGAAATTTTAATTAAAGTGGCTATGACTGCTATGACTGGTAAAGGAACTGAAGCAGCACGTGAACCATTAGCAAAATTAATCGTTGATGCAGTAGAAGCTGTTGCTGAAGATGGTGAAGTTGACACTGATAACATCAAAATCGAGAAAAAAGATGGAGCTGTTGTTGAAGAATCCAACTTAGTTGAAGGTGTAATTGTAGATAAGGAAAGAGTACACCCTGGAATGCCAGCTAAAATCAACGATGCAAAAATCGCATTAGTTAACGCTCCTTTAGAAGTTAAAGAAACTGAAGTTGATGCTGAAATCAGAATCACTGATCCTGCTCAAATGCAAGCTTTCATTGAACAAGAAGAAAAAATGGTTAAAGATATGGTAGATAAAATCGTTGCTGCTGGTGCAAATGTATTATTCGCACAAAAAGGTATTGACGACTTAGCACAACACTACTTGTCTAAAGCAGGCGTATTAGCTGTAAGAAGAGTTAAAAAATCAGACATTGAAAAATTATCCAGAGCAACTGGTGCTAATGTTATCACCAACTTAGATGACTTAACCGCTGATGACTTAGGTGTAGCAGGCCTTGTTGAAGAAAGAAAAATCTCTGGTGAAGAAATGATCTTTGTCGAAGAATGCAGCGGAGCTAAATCTGTAACCTTATTCGTAAGAGGAAGTACCAAACATATTGTTGATGAAATTGTAAGAGCAATTGAAGATGCTATTGGTGTTGTAGCTGCTACTTTAGAAGATGATGAAGTTGTAGCTGGTGGAGGAGCTCCTGAAATCGCAATGGCTAAAAAACTTAAAGACTACGCAGAATCCATTTCTGGAAGAGAACAATTGGCTGTAAACGCATTTGCAGAAGCTTTAGAAGTTGTACCAAAAACCTTAGCTGAAAACGCAGGTTTAGACAGCATTGACTCTTTAGTAGATTTAAGAGCAGCTCAAGAATCCTCTCACTACATGGGATTAGATGTATTCTCTGGTGAAGTTGCTGATATGAAAGAAGCTGGTGTAATTGAACCAAAACGTGTCAAAAAACAAGCTATCCAATCTGCATCTGAAGCAGCTGAAATGATTTTAAGAATCGATGATGTAATTGCGTCCACTAAAGGCCCTGAAGATATGGGTATGGATCCTTCCGCAATGGGCGGAATGCCTCCAATGATGTAA